A portion of the Chloroflexaceae bacterium genome contains these proteins:
- a CDS encoding permease prefix domain 1-containing protein, producing MNDEVERWLEAALRDAPASRRERLRAEITDHLEEATTAYQARGLDEGAARAAALADLGDPRLTAAALRRSAPRLAPPLTAGPRPAWAAVLALALVLLAALALHRPLALGAGSDVGQLTAVALIVQIAALTVALSLPLLFDDLDLSPGVMVMLGAHLALNPVGLLHNVGPLASPDLLPLAAQRAALVGAAVGMLHGLIVVGLRLPAAAVTLVCGGCIALWLLGRPAINDMALSSEARRVMLAPSLMLLAGAWLALCLFALAAARVWPSFAPPPRAAPTHRDRFADVWHGACLGLPLIVTLGFVRLSWGSAPSLLVLALITAGTVAAVLWTYSPAEGEIQRRRVRRLLWAIPIFPALLALILLWPDQYRSAPGLGMWLLILLLPATLVALAAAVILRGLWAGRGRAWLWPARPPRRAAGWRIAAMALGAGLAAALGACAGLQGLRDNTFVHATAFYTLLPLAGLVIGGQHLLPTGLRPIGALLGGLAAAVVTPMSSDNLDTGPVALLLAALFAALWRLALPPPRPVAASETGAPEGGTLPAGADKLHRRLEMVR from the coding sequence GTGAACGACGAGGTTGAGCGCTGGCTCGAGGCCGCGCTACGAGACGCGCCTGCCAGTCGCCGCGAGCGTCTGCGGGCCGAGATTACCGACCACCTGGAGGAGGCCACGACCGCGTATCAGGCTCGCGGCCTCGACGAGGGCGCCGCTCGCGCTGCTGCTCTGGCCGACCTGGGCGACCCGCGCCTGACGGCTGCCGCCCTCCGTCGCTCCGCCCCCCGGCTCGCTCCGCCCCTCACAGCCGGCCCACGGCCCGCCTGGGCTGCGGTGCTCGCGCTGGCCCTGGTGTTGCTCGCCGCGCTGGCGCTCCACCGGCCGCTGGCGCTCGGCGCCGGCAGCGACGTGGGCCAGCTTACGGCGGTCGCTCTTATCGTGCAGATCGCCGCCCTGACAGTGGCATTGAGTCTCCCCCTCCTGTTCGACGACCTCGATCTGTCGCCGGGCGTCATGGTGATGCTCGGCGCCCATCTGGCGCTCAACCCGGTGGGATTGCTGCACAATGTCGGGCCCCTGGCGTCGCCCGACCTGCTGCCGCTCGCGGCGCAGCGGGCGGCGCTGGTCGGCGCCGCGGTGGGCATGCTGCATGGCCTGATCGTGGTGGGTCTGCGCCTGCCCGCCGCAGCGGTGACCCTCGTTTGCGGCGGGTGTATCGCCCTCTGGCTGCTGGGGCGTCCGGCAATCAACGACATGGCCCTGAGCTCCGAGGCCCGCAGGGTAATGCTTGCGCCAAGCCTCATGCTGCTCGCCGGCGCCTGGTTGGCGCTATGCCTCTTCGCGCTGGCGGCGGCCCGGGTCTGGCCGTCGTTCGCGCCGCCACCGCGCGCCGCCCCCACCCATCGCGATCGCTTCGCCGATGTATGGCACGGGGCCTGTCTCGGCCTCCCGCTCATCGTAACCCTGGGGTTTGTGCGCCTGAGTTGGGGCAGCGCGCCGAGCCTGCTTGTCCTCGCCCTGATCACCGCGGGCACAGTGGCAGCCGTGCTCTGGACCTACAGCCCCGCCGAGGGGGAGATTCAACGCCGACGGGTCAGGCGGCTGCTGTGGGCGATCCCTATATTCCCCGCGCTGCTGGCGCTGATCCTGCTCTGGCCGGACCAGTACCGGTCCGCGCCGGGTCTCGGCATGTGGCTCCTGATCCTGCTGCTTCCGGCGACACTGGTCGCGCTGGCAGCAGCCGTAATCCTGCGCGGTCTCTGGGCGGGCCGGGGTCGGGCGTGGCTCTGGCCGGCGCGTCCGCCGCGCCGGGCGGCAGGGTGGCGGATCGCCGCTATGGCTCTGGGCGCGGGACTGGCGGCCGCGCTGGGCGCGTGCGCAGGCTTGCAGGGACTGCGCGACAACACCTTCGTCCACGCCACGGCCTTCTACACCCTGCTGCCCCTGGCGGGCCTGGTGATCGGCGGGCAACATCTGTTGCCTACCGGTCTGCGTCCCATTGGCGCGCTGCTCGGCGGCCTGGCGGCGGCGGTCGTGACTCCGATGAGCAGCGACAACCTGGACACGGGACCGGTGGCGCTCCTGCTCGCGGCGCTGTTTGCCGCCCTCTGGCGGCTCGCCCTGCCCCCGCCGCGCCCTGTCGCCGCCAGCGAAACCGGCGCGCCGGAAGGCGGGACGCTCCCGGCCGGAGCCGATAAACTGCACCGCCGGCTCGAAATGGTGCGTTGA